The following are encoded together in the Bacillus cereus group sp. RP43 genome:
- the fliN gene encoding flagellar motor switch protein FliN has protein sequence MKHEVSPVSLMGLEEFAGKRNEAGKAHIDTVSDISIELGVKLGKSSITLGDVKQLKVGDVLEVEKNLGHKVDVYLSDMKVGIGEAIVMDEKFGIIISEIEADKKHAALMKAQKQNQMQDKE, from the coding sequence ATGAAGCATGAAGTATCTCCTGTGTCATTAATGGGATTAGAAGAATTTGCAGGGAAACGAAATGAAGCGGGGAAGGCACATATTGATACCGTTTCAGATATTTCGATTGAACTTGGAGTAAAGCTTGGGAAGTCATCTATTACGCTTGGTGATGTGAAGCAGTTAAAGGTTGGCGATGTTCTTGAAGTAGAGAAAAATTTAGGACATAAAGTAGATGTATATTTAAGTGATATGAAAGTCGGTATTGGTGAGGCAATAGTAATGGACGAGAAGTTTGGCATTATTATTTCTGAAATTGAAGCTGACAAGAAACACGCGGCGCTTATGAAGGCACAAAAGCAAAATCAAATGCAGGATAAAGAGTAG
- a CDS encoding flagellar biosynthetic protein FliR: MNMELWAATFFAFCRITSFLYFLPFFSGRSIPAMAKVTFGLALSITVADQVDVSHIKTVWDVAAYAGTQIVIGLSLSKIVEMLWNIPKMAGHILDFDIGLSQASLFDVNAGSQSTLLSTIFDIFFLIIFISLGGINYFVATILKSFQYTEAISKLLTTSFLDSLLATLLFAITSAVEIALPLMGSLFIINFVLILIAKNAPQLNVFMNAYVIKITCGILFIAMSVPMLGYVFKNMTDVLLEEYTKLFNFFLTK; encoded by the coding sequence ATGAATATGGAATTATGGGCGGCGACGTTTTTTGCGTTTTGTCGCATTACTTCATTTTTATATTTTCTACCGTTTTTCTCAGGTCGATCAATTCCGGCGATGGCAAAGGTTACATTTGGACTCGCTCTTTCGATTACAGTGGCCGATCAAGTGGATGTCTCTCACATAAAGACAGTTTGGGATGTAGCAGCTTATGCAGGAACGCAAATTGTAATTGGGTTATCACTTTCAAAAATTGTAGAGATGCTGTGGAACATTCCAAAAATGGCAGGGCATATTTTAGACTTTGATATCGGTTTATCGCAGGCGAGTTTATTTGATGTGAATGCAGGATCACAGTCTACTTTACTATCAACAATTTTTGATATATTTTTTCTTATTATTTTTATTTCACTGGGCGGCATTAACTATTTCGTTGCCACGATTTTAAAGTCGTTTCAATATACAGAGGCGATTTCAAAATTGTTGACGACTAGTTTTTTAGATAGTCTACTCGCAACGTTATTATTTGCAATTACATCAGCGGTTGAAATTGCTTTGCCACTTATGGGCAGTCTATTCATTATTAATTTCGTCCTTATTTTAATCGCAAAAAATGCACCGCAATTAAACGTTTTTATGAATGCGTACGTAATTAAAATAACGTGTGGTATTTTGTTTATTGCGATGAGTGTACCGATGCTCGGTTATGTGTTTAAAAATATGACAGACGTATTACTGGAAGAGTATACGAAACTATTTAACTTTTTCTTAACGAAGTAG
- a CDS encoding flagellar biosynthetic protein FliQ, with product MNTSPIIDIFQTFFYKGVMILMPIAVVSMIVVIIIAVIMAMMQIQEQTLTFLPKMASIVLVIIILGPWMFQELTMLILDLFDKIPSLLRSY from the coding sequence ATGAATACGTCACCAATTATAGATATTTTCCAAACCTTTTTTTATAAAGGGGTTATGATTTTAATGCCGATTGCCGTTGTAAGTATGATTGTCGTTATTATTATCGCGGTTATTATGGCGATGATGCAAATTCAAGAGCAAACGTTGACGTTTTTACCGAAAATGGCGAGTATTGTGCTCGTTATTATCATTTTAGGTCCGTGGATGTTTCAAGAGTTAACGATGCTTATTTTAGATTTATTTGATAAAATCCCATCGCTATTGCGTTCGTACTAA
- a CDS encoding flagellar type III secretion system pore protein FliP has translation MRIKKQLSLFAVIFAFSIIFSFVFVNPAYAAPNGFINFENGKEFTSNSSVQLFALVTLLSLSSSIVLLFTHFTYFMIVLGITRQGLGVMNLPPNQVLVGLALFLSLFTMQPVLGQLKSDVWDPMTKEKITVSQAAETTAPIMKDYMSKHTYKHDLKMMLKVRGEELPKDLKDLSLFTLVPSFTLTQIQKGLLTGMFIYLAFVFIDLIISTLLMYLGMMMVPPMILSLPFKILVFVYLGGYTKIVDIMFKTVA, from the coding sequence ATGAGAATAAAGAAACAGTTATCGTTATTTGCCGTTATTTTCGCATTTTCTATTATTTTTTCATTTGTTTTTGTAAATCCAGCGTATGCAGCCCCGAACGGCTTTATTAATTTCGAAAATGGAAAAGAGTTTACGAGTAATTCAAGTGTACAACTATTCGCGCTCGTTACCCTTCTATCATTATCTTCTTCTATCGTTCTTTTATTTACGCATTTTACTTATTTTATGATTGTTCTTGGGATTACTCGTCAAGGGCTTGGGGTTATGAATTTACCACCGAACCAAGTGCTTGTTGGACTCGCATTATTTTTATCGCTGTTTACAATGCAGCCAGTGCTTGGTCAATTAAAGAGTGATGTGTGGGACCCGATGACGAAAGAAAAAATAACAGTAAGTCAAGCTGCGGAGACGACAGCTCCGATTATGAAAGATTATATGTCGAAGCATACGTATAAGCATGATTTGAAAATGATGCTTAAAGTGCGTGGAGAAGAGTTGCCGAAAGATTTAAAGGATCTTTCATTGTTTACGCTTGTACCATCCTTCACGTTAACGCAAATTCAAAAAGGATTATTAACGGGGATGTTCATTTATTTAGCGTTTGTATTTATAGATTTGATTATTAGTACACTTTTAATGTACCTCGGGATGATGATGGTACCGCCGATGATTTTAAGTTTACCGTTTAAAATACTCGTTTTCGTATATTTAGGTGGATATACAAAAATCGTCGATATTATGTTTAAGACGGTCGCCTGA